From a region of the Lactuca sativa cultivar Salinas chromosome 4, Lsat_Salinas_v11, whole genome shotgun sequence genome:
- the LOC111892328 gene encoding putative F-box/FBD/LRR-repeat protein At1g78760: protein MTRRFETKSSTSINSQTTSFCIFSTRLMKKSKRTHAPKREDGADIISKLPDHILLLILSLLPTTEEVIRTRILSKRWRHLWTSIPSLDIDYSRRHKSPKTFKKNKFKKFVFWVLANRSFDLDSFRLCCSNYYSMSTIAQWINIAITRNVKQLELRFCPRKESEDIELPHSLMTCGSLEILRLFLSTHRLSMPGFIGFPALRVLELNNVELFHNDFLQDFLVNCPLLEDLSLINCLLDKLIFLVINCPKLKSLRVDNRNKGEYLNRFEYVGLCGLVMLFCPKLVFLEFGGHIADKFFFQSLDSLKKAVIHSEDTLLDEFTFDPIGDTIRELYAGISHVESLSISHHFVQALHLPVSLPNLKTLEITIDALIMDSIIEFLKCLPDLESLHLIVEQRFFTSRFGDLDQEDRRRILTCHLKKIEFLEFDGENTKLEVAAFLLAHGDAMEEMVFSCSNEAKYHALSMETLKKVSNFHKASSNVKVITLLRTDAARFSDNM from the exons ATGACTCGTCGATTTGAAACGAAATCTTCTACCTCCATTAATTCTCAAACCACAAGTTTCTGCATCTTTTCTACAAG ATTGATGAAGAAATCGAAGCGAACACACGCACCAAAACGTGAAGATGGGGCTGATATAATCAGTAAATTACCTGATCATATTCTCCTCTTGATTCTTTCACTTCTTCCAACCACCGAAGAAGTAATTCGAACCCGCATTTTATCTAAACGATGGAGGCATTTGTGGACTTCAATTCCCTCTCTAGACATAGATTACTCCCGACGACATAAATCCCCAAAAACATTCAAAAAGAACAAATTCAAAAAGTTTGTGTTTTGGGTTTTGGCAAACAGATCCTTCGATTTAGACAGCTTTCGTTTATGCTGTTCAAATTACTACAGTATGTCAACAATAGCGCAATGGATTAACATCGCCATTACCAGAAACGTGAAACAACTTGAGTTGAGGTTTTGCCCTAGAAAGGAGTCTGAGGATATCGAGTTGCCTCATTCTCTGATGACTTGTGGTTCATTGGAGATACTAAGGTTGTTTTTGTCCACACATCGTCTAAGTATGCCTGGTTTTATAGGGTTTCCAGCACTTagggttcttgagttgaacaatGTTGAGTTATTCCACAATGATTTCCTTCAAGATTTTCTCGTAAACTGCCCATTGCTTGAGGATTTGAGTTTGATAAACTGCTTGTTAGACAAACTTATCTTTCTTGTTATAAACTGTCCAAAGCTCAAGAGTTTGAGAGTTGATAATAGGAATAAGGGTGAGTATTTAAACAGGTTTGAATATGTGGGGTTGTGTGGTTTGGTTATGCTTTTCTGCCCAAAACTGGTGTTTTTGGAGTTTGGAGGTCATATAGCTGATAAATTTTTCTTTCAAAGTCTTGATTCCTTGAAGAAAGCTGTAATTCACTCTGAAGATACACTGCTGGATGAGTTTACTTTTGACCCAATAGGTGACACCATTCGTGAGCTGTATGCTGGAATTTCTCATGTGGAATCTTTATCGATTAGCCATCATTTTGTTCAG GCGTTACATCTCCCTGTATCTCTACCTAATTTGAAGACTTTGGAGATAACAATTGATGCCCTCATCATGGATTCAATCATTGAATTTCTCAAATGTCTTCCAGATTTGGAATCTCTCCATTTAATCGTTGAACAG CGATTTTTTACATCAAGATTCGGGGACTTAGATCAAGAAGACAGAAGAAGAATCTTGACTTGTCATCTGAAAAAAATTGAGTTTCTTGAATTTGATGGAGAAAATACAAAACTAGAAGTAGCAGCTTTTTTATTGGCTCATGGAGATGCAATGGAGGAAATGGTGTTCAGTTGCAGTAATGAAGCTAAGTATCATGCTTTGTCTATGGAAACTTTGAAAAAAGTGTCAAATTTTCACAAGGCTTCTTCAAATGTCAAAGTGATTACTCTTTTAAGGACTGATGCTGCAAGATTTTCTGATAATATGTAA
- the LOC111892213 gene encoding inositol polyphosphate multikinase beta, with translation MFKIPDHQVAGHVAGAGKLGPLVDDSGRFYKPLQDGKRGTEEVSFYESFSSNTQIPEKIRKFFPIFYGTKIMKASTGIEHPHIILQDLVSSRLSPSLMDIKIGARTWAPEASEEYITKCLKKDRQSTSVSLGYRLSGLRVFIGDELGFYKPERDVMRKAGPDDVRLFLMKFVSSNLESELESGSESESKPDCSLAASVYGGDDGILSQLLELKAWFEDQTMYHFYACSLLFMFEKGLTSNPEVKLIDFAHVEEGKGVIDHNFLGGLCSLIKFISEILSDTNDLKNGLIEP, from the coding sequence ATGTTCAAGATCCCAGATCACCAAGTTGCAGGACACGTGGCAGGAGCTGGTAAACTCGGTCCTCTTGTAGATGATTCAGGTCGTTTCTACAAGCCACTCCAAGATGGAAAACGTGGAACAGAAGAAGTATCCTTCTATGAATCCTTCTCTTCCAACACTCAAATCCCAGAAAAAATCCGTAAGTTCTTCCCTATCTTTTATGGCACCAAAATCATGAAAGCATCAACTGGAATCGAACACCCTCACATAATCTTACAAGATCTTGTTTCATCTCGCTTGTCACCCTCATTAATGGACATCAAAATCGGGGCCAGAACGTGGGCCCCAGAAGCTTCTGAAGAATACATTACAAAATGCTTGAAAAAAGACAGACAAAGCACAAGTGTTTCACTTGGATACAGACTTTCAGGGCTTCGAGTCTTTATAGGtgatgaattagggttttataaaCCTGAGAGAGATGTGATGCGTAAAGCTGGACCAGATGATGTTAGACTGTTTCTTATGAAATTTGTTTCATCTAACCTGGAATCGGAATTGGAATCGGGATCGGAATCGGAATCAAAACCGGATTGTTCTTTGGCAGCTTCTGTTTATGGTGGAGATGATGGGATTTTGTCACAGTTGTTGGAATTGAAGGCATGGTTTGAGGATCAAACTATGTACCATTTCTACGCTTGTTCGTTACTTTTCATGTTTGAAAAGGGGTTGACTTCAAATCCagaagtcaaacttattgatttTGCACATGTTGAAGAAGGAAAAGGGGTTATAGATCATAACTTCTTGGGTGGACTTTGTTCTTTGATAAAGTTCATATCTGAGATACTTTCAGACACAAATGATCTCAAGAATGGTCTGATTGAGCCTTAG
- the LOC111892214 gene encoding germin-like protein subfamily 3 member 4 — MSNLNLLFTIAIPLLFHFYISPANSDNLQDMCPTDTSSHRTMFINGFPCKNPSNITTSDFKNLQLSHQGSTDTFLRSSVTLVTASEFPGLNTLGLSTGRTDLEVDGLVMPHTHPRSSEMMFVVKGVVIVGFIDTDSKLFQSVLREGDVFVFPKGLLHYCMNSGFEDAMFYSVFNAQNPGVVDISNAMFGDKASEMMKMAMAKLVSLTKVEDVRVDDGYKNFYDEL, encoded by the coding sequence atgtcaaactTAAATCTTCTCTTCACCATTGCCATTCCCTTGTTATTCCACTTCTATATTTCACCCGCAAACAGCGATAACCTCCAAGACATGTGCCCAACCGACACCTCCTCTCATAGAACCATGTTCATCAATGGCTTCCCTTGCAAAAACCCATCAAACATTACAACATCCGAtttcaaaaatttacaattaagccACCAAGGTAGCACCGACACATTCCTACGCTCGTCTGTAACCCTAGTCACTGCTTCTGAGTTCCCGGGTCTCAACACTTTAGGGTTATCAACAGGTAGAACTGATTTAGAAGTTGATGGGTTAGTGATGCCTCACACGCACCCAAGATCGAGTGAAATGATGTTTGTGGTAAAAGGCGTTGTGATTGTTGGGTTTATTGATACGGATAGTAAACTTTTTCAAAGTGTTTTGAGGGAAGGTGATGTGTTTGTGTTCCCAAAAGGGTTGTTGCATTATTGTATGAATAGTGGGTTTGAAGATGCGATGTTTTACTCGGTGTTTAATGCACAAAATCCAGGAGTTGTTGATATATCGAATGCTATGTTTGGGGATAAAGCGTCTGAAATGATGAAAATGGCAATGGCGAAATTGGTTTCGCTTACTAAAGTTGAAGATGTTCGTGTGGATGATGGTTATAAGAATTTTTATGATGAACTTTAG